From the Streptomyces nigrescens genome, one window contains:
- a CDS encoding flavin monoamine oxidase family protein, with amino-acid sequence MEQVTADVCVVGAGFAGLAAARQLAAAGREVVVLEARDRVGGRVWNRELPDGTVVSAGGTWLGKGQDRMFQLCRELGLEVYPQYDKGDHLVRLDGRNHRYRGIPKTGPAALATLGLAFLRLNLMARRLPADAPWEARRARTWDARTLGQWLSHPLNVPSAAAHTLLRSTMNLLFCADPAEVSLLGALVLARGGGGAGFGYYTDNRKTESHLVDGGAPELARRMAARLGTAVHLSSPVRRIVQNTTDVEVITDALTVRARRVIVATPPVLAGRISFDPPLPAAHSHLRQRVVPGAIIRVHTQYSEPFWRGQQLSGQTLSPQSPVPITIDQTPRSGVPGVLSSYAFGAGAVRLGRLEPKERKEVWLDALAERFGPEARRPTAYLETDWSEQPWSLGGMVAHFPPGALTNYGSALREPVGRIHWASTESATLMHGLMEGAVRSGERAAREVLTAN; translated from the coding sequence ATGGAACAGGTGACGGCGGACGTATGCGTCGTGGGCGCCGGATTCGCGGGACTGGCGGCCGCGCGGCAGCTGGCTGCGGCCGGGCGTGAGGTCGTGGTACTCGAGGCCAGGGACCGGGTGGGCGGGCGTGTCTGGAACCGGGAGCTGCCCGACGGCACCGTGGTCTCCGCGGGCGGCACCTGGCTGGGAAAGGGCCAGGACCGGATGTTCCAGCTCTGCCGCGAGCTGGGGCTCGAGGTCTACCCGCAGTACGACAAGGGCGATCACCTCGTACGCCTCGACGGCCGCAACCACCGCTACCGCGGCATCCCCAAGACCGGCCCGGCGGCACTCGCCACGCTCGGGCTGGCCTTCCTGCGCCTGAACCTGATGGCACGGCGGCTGCCGGCGGATGCCCCGTGGGAGGCACGGCGCGCACGGACCTGGGATGCCCGCACGCTCGGCCAGTGGCTCTCCCATCCGCTCAACGTGCCCTCGGCCGCCGCCCACACCCTCCTCAGGTCGACGATGAATCTGCTGTTCTGTGCCGACCCGGCGGAGGTTTCCCTGCTGGGCGCGCTCGTTCTGGCACGCGGTGGCGGGGGCGCCGGCTTCGGCTACTACACCGACAACCGGAAGACGGAATCCCACCTCGTGGACGGTGGAGCCCCCGAACTGGCCCGGCGGATGGCCGCGCGCCTGGGCACGGCGGTGCACCTGTCCAGCCCGGTCCGGCGGATCGTCCAGAACACGACCGACGTCGAGGTCATCACCGACGCGCTCACCGTACGGGCCCGCCGGGTCATCGTGGCCACTCCGCCGGTCCTAGCCGGCCGGATCTCCTTCGACCCGCCGCTGCCCGCTGCCCATAGCCACCTGCGACAACGCGTGGTGCCCGGGGCGATCATCCGGGTGCACACGCAGTACTCCGAGCCGTTCTGGCGGGGCCAGCAGCTGTCCGGCCAGACGCTCTCGCCCCAGTCGCCCGTCCCGATCACCATCGACCAGACGCCGCGTTCGGGAGTGCCGGGCGTGCTGAGCAGCTATGCGTTCGGAGCTGGTGCCGTACGGCTGGGCCGCCTGGAACCCAAGGAGCGAAAGGAGGTCTGGCTGGACGCGCTCGCCGAGCGTTTCGGCCCGGAGGCGCGCCGTCCCACCGCATACCTGGAAACCGACTGGTCCGAGCAACCGTGGTCGCTGGGCGGAATGGTCGCCCATTTCCCGCCGGGCGCGCTGACCAATTACGGCAGCGCGCTGCGCGAGCCCGTGGGCCGGATCCATTGGGCGAGCACGGAGTCGGCGACCCTCATGCACGGACTGATGGAGGGCGCGGTGCGCTCCGGCGAACGAGCCGCCCGCGAAGTCCTGACCGCGAACTGA
- a CDS encoding alpha/beta fold hydrolase: protein MTATTLRPLTGFGTVSGVPWLPDGFTEVFDSALVRVGEVELHTVQGGAGQPVLLVGGWPQNWYVWRLVMPRLAEHFRVIAVDPRGVGPSDKPHGGYDTGTVAAELVALMRALGHERFAMAGHDVGMWIGYALAADHRDVLERLALLDATIPGLAPDVPLFGSEAHNDLLWHFAFNRKRSVNEQLVRGREHIYYGDQFRQKAARPLPNSAVAFYVESLARDPEALRASFDYYRATDDNIAQNHRRKRHPLTLPVLSVAGAHGQGQRLADLLGPVTEQLDSAVLPDCGHYVPEEHPDALLEHLLPFLHH from the coding sequence ATGACCGCGACGACCCTCCGGCCGCTCACCGGCTTCGGCACCGTGAGCGGCGTCCCCTGGCTCCCGGACGGCTTCACGGAGGTCTTCGACAGCGCCCTCGTCCGTGTCGGCGAGGTGGAGCTGCACACCGTGCAGGGCGGCGCCGGGCAGCCCGTCCTCCTCGTCGGCGGCTGGCCGCAGAACTGGTACGTGTGGCGCCTGGTCATGCCACGTCTGGCGGAGCACTTCCGCGTCATCGCGGTCGACCCCCGCGGAGTCGGACCGTCCGACAAGCCCCACGGGGGATACGACACCGGGACCGTGGCGGCGGAACTCGTCGCCCTCATGCGGGCGCTCGGCCACGAACGCTTCGCCATGGCCGGGCACGACGTCGGCATGTGGATCGGCTACGCCCTCGCCGCCGATCATCGCGATGTGCTCGAACGCCTCGCCCTGCTCGACGCCACCATCCCCGGACTCGCGCCCGACGTCCCCCTCTTCGGCTCCGAGGCACACAACGACCTGCTGTGGCACTTCGCCTTCAACCGCAAGCGGTCCGTCAATGAGCAGCTCGTCCGCGGCCGCGAGCACATCTACTACGGCGACCAGTTCCGCCAGAAAGCCGCCCGCCCGCTGCCGAACTCAGCGGTCGCCTTCTACGTCGAAAGCCTCGCCCGCGACCCCGAAGCGCTGCGAGCCAGCTTCGACTACTACCGGGCCACCGACGACAACATCGCCCAGAACCACCGGCGCAAGCGCCATCCGCTCACCCTGCCCGTCCTCAGCGTCGCCGGAGCCCACGGACAAGGCCAACGCCTCGCTGACCTCCTCGGCCCCGTGACCGAGCAGCTCGACAGCGCAGTCCTGCCCGACTGCGGCCACTACGTTCCCGAAGAGCACCCCGACGCCCTCCTCGAGCACCTCCTCCCGTTCCTCCACCACTGA
- the cpt gene encoding chloramphenicol phosphotransferase CPT translates to MTTQVIVLNGGSSSGKSGIARCLQAVLPDPWLAVGVDTLIEAMPVSMQTSDAGIEIAADGGVSVGPEFRTLEAAWMAGVTAMANAGARIIVDEVFLGGAASQQRWQKALGGLDVLWVGVRCESTVAAGREIARGNRVKGMAVSQAEVVHQGVLYDLEVDTTHSEALECARTIAAQTR, encoded by the coding sequence ATGACGACTCAGGTGATCGTGCTGAACGGCGGGTCCAGCTCGGGCAAGTCCGGGATTGCCCGGTGTCTGCAGGCGGTTCTGCCGGACCCATGGCTTGCCGTCGGGGTCGACACTCTGATCGAGGCAATGCCCGTATCCATGCAGACATCGGATGCGGGGATCGAGATTGCTGCAGATGGCGGGGTGAGTGTCGGGCCGGAGTTCCGGACGCTGGAAGCAGCATGGATGGCGGGGGTCACCGCGATGGCCAATGCAGGCGCCCGGATCATCGTCGATGAGGTCTTCCTTGGTGGAGCGGCGTCCCAGCAGCGGTGGCAGAAGGCTCTTGGCGGACTGGACGTGCTGTGGGTCGGCGTCAGATGCGAGAGCACGGTGGCCGCGGGCCGCGAGATCGCCCGCGGGAATCGGGTCAAGGGAATGGCCGTATCGCAGGCGGAGGTGGTCCACCAGGGCGTGCTCTATGACTTGGAGGTGGACACCACGCACAGCGAGGCCCTGGAGTGTGCGCGGACCATCGCCGCTCAGACCCGGTGA
- a CDS encoding CGNR zinc finger domain-containing protein, whose protein sequence is MTGSSAVGSAPTPASGRRSSEGFRLGNEILAFRFVATLGERRADPVERIGTPEQLRAWLIANELGSADMPASESLLRDARALREAIHRAGTAIASGGVPDPADEELLNRWTARHRARLVLTGGRARWHLPETDSARAALAVVALDAVATLGGHGDGVIKRCEQHTCGGLFVDTSRGRRRRWCSMATCGNKVKKANLKAARDGTEPGLTDG, encoded by the coding sequence ATGACCGGTTCATCCGCTGTTGGAAGCGCTCCCACCCCGGCCTCCGGGCGGCGCAGCTCGGAGGGTTTCCGGCTCGGAAACGAGATCCTCGCGTTCCGCTTCGTCGCCACGCTCGGGGAACGGCGCGCCGATCCCGTGGAACGGATCGGCACCCCCGAGCAGCTGCGAGCCTGGCTCATTGCCAACGAACTGGGCAGTGCGGACATGCCTGCCTCCGAGTCCCTCTTGCGGGACGCGCGCGCACTGCGCGAGGCCATTCACCGGGCCGGCACCGCCATCGCCTCGGGCGGTGTTCCGGATCCGGCTGACGAGGAGCTGCTCAACCGCTGGACCGCACGGCACCGGGCGCGGCTCGTCCTCACCGGTGGGCGGGCCAGGTGGCATCTCCCGGAGACCGACTCCGCGCGCGCCGCACTCGCCGTCGTCGCCCTGGACGCCGTCGCGACTCTCGGCGGCCACGGTGACGGTGTGATCAAGCGCTGCGAACAGCACACCTGCGGGGGACTCTTCGTGGACACCAGCCGCGGCCGACGGCGGCGGTGGTGCTCCATGGCCACCTGCGGGAACAAGGTGAAGAAGGCCAATCTCAAGGCAGCACGGGACGGGACCGAGCCGGGCCTCACGGACGGGTGA